A window from Pseudomonas kribbensis encodes these proteins:
- a CDS encoding metallophosphoesterase family protein produces the protein MYIIADVHANLPALQAVLDSIPLSADIVCAGDLLGYYTEPNEVCQLLRERKVHCIKGNHDKYVLGELSYSDSRESKYRIQNTRESLTDENLKWLSSLPDALELRFSTDEKSTPVDTAMYVAHGSPHNAEEYIYKDTEIGFAWPDAMDYLVLGHTHHPMQRPAGAGIIVNPGSVGQARDRIPGACYASIDAHSRTVEFFRANYDIDAYKNRLREAGIQEAMIEILSRTA, from the coding sequence GTGTACATCATTGCCGATGTACACGCCAACCTCCCCGCCCTGCAAGCGGTATTGGACTCAATACCGCTCTCGGCGGATATCGTTTGCGCTGGCGACCTCCTGGGCTACTACACCGAGCCGAACGAGGTTTGCCAGTTACTACGAGAACGCAAAGTACATTGCATCAAAGGTAATCATGACAAATACGTACTGGGCGAACTCAGCTATTCCGATAGCCGAGAGTCGAAGTACAGAATACAGAACACTCGAGAATCGCTGACCGATGAGAACCTGAAGTGGCTTTCGTCACTCCCGGACGCTCTGGAGCTGCGCTTTTCAACCGATGAAAAAAGCACGCCTGTCGATACAGCCATGTATGTAGCGCACGGAAGCCCGCATAACGCTGAAGAGTACATCTACAAGGATACGGAGATAGGTTTTGCCTGGCCCGACGCAATGGACTACCTGGTGCTCGGACACACACACCATCCAATGCAACGGCCAGCCGGAGCCGGAATCATCGTCAACCCGGGTTCTGTAGGCCAGGCCAGGGACAGAATTCCCGGAGCGTGTTACGCATCAATCGATGCGCACTCAAGAACTGTAGAGTTCTTCAGAGCAAATTATGATATCGATGCCTATAAAAACAGACTTCGAGAAGCAGGCATTCAAGAAGCCATGATCGAAATCCTGTCAAGAACCGCGTAA
- a CDS encoding acyltransferase family protein has translation MGYIKEHWGYLTGVGAYPGVDCLRAMAVALVVLYHFHLFPVGWVGVDIFFVLSGFLIGGIILDKTTSGRFDFVEFYKKRALRILPIYYFIMLLCFVLKAGGVFDFIAVKSMISGMLFLQTTGPYFFPGYFNINEAYIPGGSWSLVIEEMFYLIAPLAIVLVSYLSGKKPWPMLVALVVAYLSGIAVRAAMTSGFAPDDSSWYFASFIQFHSRYDELAVGVLAAAYLRFARDVRSQSAWWISAAIILSFLFLVYIYGKPAFLEKPFLITRDTLWLPTLLGAIGACFVLGAYWVPLQAKPIVLLARLSYPLYLVHILFLEITNRYVGSGLLRWMADTFTEHGLSVIRITICVFLSYLVSLLVEYPFIRMYKKKDNKRVSEDGMEVAPV, from the coding sequence ATGGGTTATATCAAGGAGCACTGGGGCTATTTGACCGGTGTGGGTGCGTATCCGGGTGTCGATTGTTTACGGGCAATGGCGGTTGCGCTTGTAGTTCTCTACCACTTTCATTTGTTTCCTGTCGGCTGGGTCGGCGTAGACATTTTTTTTGTGCTGAGTGGCTTTTTGATCGGTGGAATTATTCTCGATAAAACGACATCAGGTCGTTTCGATTTTGTCGAATTTTACAAAAAGAGAGCTTTACGAATACTTCCAATTTATTATTTTATAATGCTTTTGTGTTTTGTATTGAAAGCGGGTGGGGTGTTCGACTTTATAGCTGTAAAAAGCATGATTTCGGGTATGTTGTTTCTGCAGACAACGGGGCCTTACTTCTTTCCGGGCTATTTCAATATCAATGAGGCTTACATTCCTGGGGGATCGTGGAGCCTGGTCATTGAGGAGATGTTCTATCTGATTGCCCCATTGGCGATTGTCTTGGTTTCTTATCTTTCGGGTAAAAAACCATGGCCGATGCTGGTTGCGCTGGTGGTTGCTTATCTTTCAGGTATTGCAGTACGAGCGGCAATGACATCGGGTTTTGCGCCCGATGATTCCAGTTGGTACTTCGCAAGCTTTATTCAGTTCCATTCTCGATATGATGAACTGGCGGTCGGTGTCCTGGCGGCGGCTTACTTGAGGTTTGCCCGTGACGTAAGATCGCAATCCGCGTGGTGGATCTCAGCGGCAATTATTCTGAGTTTTCTTTTCCTTGTGTATATCTATGGAAAGCCAGCGTTTCTTGAGAAGCCCTTCCTGATAACGCGAGATACCCTCTGGCTGCCTACGCTCTTGGGTGCAATAGGTGCTTGTTTCGTGCTCGGTGCTTACTGGGTACCTCTACAAGCAAAGCCCATTGTGTTGCTTGCCAGGTTGTCGTATCCGCTTTACCTGGTTCATATATTATTCCTTGAAATAACCAATAGATACGTCGGTAGCGGTTTGCTCAGGTGGATGGCTGATACATTTACCGAACATGGCTTGTCTGTAATCCGGATAACAATCTGTGTTTTTCTTTCTTATCTTGTTTCCTTGTTGGTGGAATATCCATTTATCAGGATGTACAAGAAGAAAGATAACAAGAGGGTAAGCGAGGACGGGATGGAAGTGGCTCCCGTGTAG